Proteins co-encoded in one Kribbella qitaiheensis genomic window:
- a CDS encoding radical SAM protein, with translation MRVLPVRPWADRARLAVFFSRLAIKEHLRPRLHVKPLAAELFLTDNCNLKCVSCACWRTVTRKELDGAEWRDVIDQLAAMGIVKANFTGGEPLLRRDAPELMAYAYSRGIRNLHVNTNAVLLDERRRTAVLEAGVRSFNISVDGPDAEIHERIRGVEGSFDKTIGRLTELVEQRTRLKLRVRMNFTVMRSNIESLPEMMRLAQRLKVQLYLNLATDKTFLFRAGQVTLETRIGTEQINSVLAEVEQLLRTDGRYLPHFSELSYLRRHFDDDLQAGLPCAESQLKLMVHSTGEVGGCWAHDAHDNVREKTIAEIIDGQRYREDHDRFFKKECKGCGSNYALNLAWRPSSHVDNLLWHAGLRSLAPAGS, from the coding sequence GTGCGAGTTCTGCCGGTACGGCCCTGGGCGGACAGGGCCAGGCTTGCTGTCTTCTTCAGCAGGCTTGCCATCAAGGAACATCTCCGTCCGCGCCTGCATGTCAAGCCGCTTGCGGCCGAGCTGTTCCTGACCGACAACTGCAACCTGAAGTGCGTCAGCTGCGCCTGCTGGCGGACGGTCACCCGCAAGGAGCTCGACGGCGCCGAGTGGCGGGACGTGATCGACCAGCTCGCCGCGATGGGCATCGTGAAGGCCAACTTCACCGGCGGCGAACCGCTGCTACGACGCGACGCCCCGGAGCTGATGGCCTACGCCTACAGCCGTGGCATCCGCAATCTGCACGTCAACACGAACGCGGTGCTGCTGGACGAGAGACGCCGTACCGCGGTGCTCGAAGCCGGCGTCCGCAGCTTCAACATCTCGGTCGACGGGCCCGACGCGGAGATCCACGAGCGGATCCGTGGCGTCGAGGGGTCGTTCGACAAGACCATCGGCCGGCTGACCGAGCTGGTGGAGCAGCGCACGCGGCTGAAGCTCCGGGTCCGGATGAACTTCACCGTGATGCGATCCAACATCGAGTCGCTGCCCGAGATGATGCGGCTGGCGCAACGGCTGAAGGTGCAGCTCTATCTCAACCTCGCGACCGACAAGACGTTCCTGTTCCGCGCCGGGCAGGTGACGCTGGAGACCCGGATCGGTACGGAGCAGATCAACTCCGTGCTGGCGGAGGTGGAGCAACTGCTGCGGACCGACGGCCGCTACCTGCCGCACTTCTCCGAGCTGTCCTACTTGCGCCGCCACTTCGACGACGACCTGCAGGCCGGCCTGCCGTGCGCCGAGTCGCAGCTCAAGCTGATGGTGCACTCGACTGGTGAGGTCGGCGGCTGCTGGGCTCACGATGCCCACGACAACGTTCGGGAGAAGACGATCGCCGAGATCATCGACGGCCAGCGTTACCGCGAGGACCACGACCGATTCTTCAAGAAGGAGTGCAAGGGCTGCGGCAGCAACTATGCGCTCAATCTCGCCTGGCGGCCGAGCAGTCACGTCGACAACCTGCTCTGGCACGCGGGGCTGCGAAGCCTCGCGCCGGCTGGTTCATGA
- a CDS encoding class I SAM-dependent methyltransferase — MRSSVSLYDALAATYEDHFAAPHRKAYDDLAWEACCEAIGTSPGVVIDVGCGVGRWSRRFLGQGHRVIGIEPAPRMSERAACLQDENFTLLRDRVEQVTLPAGNVDAVVAMGSLQYTADPAATIAHCAAWLRPGGVLCVLVDSLFGLVVELVRADKGGEAMERLYSRRGVWRIDDQEADLHLLDVARLGSAFVQAGLEVTSTSGLLVGASLIGRDDLVSALNADYDRQLGQERVMADFPELADLGKQLLVIGRRTA; from the coding sequence ATGAGATCTTCGGTCTCCCTGTACGACGCGCTCGCGGCGACGTACGAGGATCACTTCGCGGCGCCGCACCGCAAGGCGTACGACGACCTGGCCTGGGAAGCGTGTTGCGAGGCCATCGGTACGTCGCCCGGCGTGGTGATCGACGTCGGTTGCGGGGTCGGCCGCTGGTCGCGCCGGTTCCTCGGCCAGGGGCATCGGGTGATCGGTATCGAGCCGGCGCCCCGGATGTCGGAGCGGGCCGCGTGTTTGCAGGACGAGAACTTCACCCTGCTCCGCGACCGGGTCGAGCAGGTCACGTTGCCGGCCGGCAACGTGGACGCGGTAGTTGCCATGGGCTCCTTGCAGTACACGGCCGATCCGGCCGCGACGATCGCCCACTGCGCGGCCTGGCTTCGGCCGGGCGGTGTGTTGTGCGTGCTGGTCGACTCGCTGTTCGGGCTCGTGGTCGAGCTCGTCCGCGCCGACAAGGGCGGTGAGGCGATGGAACGGCTCTACAGCCGGCGCGGTGTGTGGCGCATCGACGACCAGGAGGCCGATCTGCACCTTCTCGACGTGGCGAGGCTGGGCAGCGCGTTCGTCCAAGCAGGCTTGGAAGTGACCAGTACTTCGGGGTTGCTCGTCGGCGCGAGCCTCATCGGCCGCGATGACCTGGTGAGCGCGTTGAACGCCGACTACGACCGTCAGCTCGGTCAGGAACGCGTGATGGCCGACTTCCCGGAGCTCGCGGATCTCGGCAAGCAGTTGCTCGTTATCGGCCGCCGGACTGCGTGA
- a CDS encoding LacI family DNA-binding transcriptional regulator, which translates to MTGTPSEAGPRRPVTLDDVARQAGVSQPTASRVLNGSARKVAESYRERVLEAARELGYTPNLPAQAMARGMSRTIALVISLISDPYFSAMAAEIMKQAEVLGLHVSIAVTERQADRELDLVRELRGQQPRAIILAGTGYVDPPSEQQLIDELHRYQETGGRVVLISRSDLPFETVDFDNHEGSRQLARELAGLGYQRCLVLGSGTPLLSMQQRVEGFVTGLAESGVADAASRVRHPGFSWAGARECVLGLGDEELRDLQLVFAVTDDMALGALAGLRERGLRIPEDIGVAGFDDISTLRDVVPKLTTVHVALNAVAQEAIYRATTTDTALNRRTVRAYPVLRASTPPVS; encoded by the coding sequence ATGACTGGTACGCCGAGCGAAGCCGGGCCAAGGCGGCCTGTCACGCTCGACGACGTCGCGCGGCAGGCCGGGGTCTCCCAGCCGACCGCCTCCCGAGTCCTGAACGGGAGCGCCCGCAAGGTCGCCGAGAGCTACCGGGAGCGCGTTCTCGAGGCGGCCCGCGAGCTGGGTTACACCCCGAACCTGCCCGCCCAGGCGATGGCCCGCGGTATGTCGAGAACCATCGCGCTGGTGATCAGCCTGATCTCCGACCCGTACTTCTCCGCGATGGCCGCCGAGATCATGAAGCAGGCCGAGGTGCTCGGTCTGCACGTGTCGATCGCCGTCACCGAGCGGCAGGCCGACCGCGAGCTCGATCTCGTCCGCGAGCTGCGCGGCCAGCAGCCGAGGGCGATCATCCTGGCCGGCACCGGGTACGTCGACCCGCCGTCCGAGCAGCAGTTGATCGACGAGCTGCACCGCTATCAGGAGACCGGCGGGCGGGTAGTGCTGATCAGCCGCTCGGACCTGCCGTTCGAGACCGTCGACTTCGACAACCACGAGGGCTCGCGTCAGCTGGCCCGGGAGTTGGCCGGCCTCGGCTATCAGCGTTGTCTCGTGCTCGGCAGCGGCACTCCCCTGCTCTCTATGCAGCAACGGGTCGAAGGTTTCGTCACCGGACTGGCCGAGTCCGGCGTCGCCGACGCCGCATCGCGGGTGCGCCATCCCGGCTTCAGCTGGGCCGGGGCTCGTGAGTGCGTACTGGGTCTGGGCGACGAGGAGCTACGGGATCTGCAGTTGGTGTTCGCGGTCACCGACGACATGGCGCTGGGAGCGCTTGCTGGGTTGAGAGAGCGCGGTCTCCGGATCCCCGAGGACATCGGCGTGGCGGGCTTCGACGACATCAGCACGCTGCGCGACGTAGTACCGAAGCTGACCACCGTCCATGTCGCGCTCAACGCGGTCGCGCAGGAGGCGATCTACCGCGCGACGACGACCGACACCGCGCTCAACCGTAGGACGGTGCGGGCCTATCCCGTACTCCGCGCCAGCACCCCGCCGGTCAGCTGA
- a CDS encoding UDP-N-acetylglucosamine--LPS N-acetylglucosamine transferase, whose amino-acid sequence MTQGGRRTLLVSSSGGVLLDVLALRPWWRKHEVSWVSVEAPDTAELLAAYDVRWEPELRPSQVVELVRAVLRARAVLRSTGIELVVSAGSGVAVPYFLAARVARVPAVWVETFNVIGKPGLAARLCATLASQVVVQHPELLARHRRAVNVGELY is encoded by the coding sequence ATGACGCAGGGGGGCCGGCGGACATTGTTGGTGTCGAGCAGCGGGGGAGTGCTGCTCGACGTACTCGCGTTGCGCCCGTGGTGGCGCAAACACGAGGTGTCGTGGGTGTCGGTGGAGGCGCCGGATACGGCTGAGTTACTGGCCGCGTACGACGTTCGGTGGGAGCCAGAGCTTCGTCCGAGCCAGGTCGTCGAGCTGGTGCGGGCTGTGCTGCGCGCGCGAGCGGTGTTGCGTAGTACGGGAATCGAGCTGGTGGTGTCAGCTGGGAGTGGAGTCGCGGTGCCGTACTTCTTGGCCGCCCGCGTGGCCCGAGTGCCGGCCGTGTGGGTGGAGACGTTCAACGTGATCGGCAAGCCCGGGCTCGCGGCCCGGCTCTGCGCCACGCTGGCGAGCCAGGTGGTCGTCCAGCACCCTGAGTTGCTGGCCCGGCACCGTCGCGCCGTGAATGTCGGTGAACTCTATTGA
- a CDS encoding methyltransferase domain-containing protein: protein MSRLNVFVTVGMGPWPFDRLIAACTALCADHDVFIQTGTSTVVPPCEHAPFIGYEETVRRLASADVVITHAGNTVRLVQRMGKVPIAIAREAARGEMRNDHQVEYLVAEEPRGTVVALWGALSDLSERVRVHPERSVQLLAATKPLADVNEAALEDLMDATVGVVASDNPFRKHPTARYAWAFEQLRSRTGRHLDLGIGDGTFLSALTDRTALQVVGADPHPGYLTSIGAERPGQRLVRVGEELPFADESFDSVTMLDVIEHTRSDQATLSQVRRVLRPGGLLVLTVPARHVFSFLDPDNAKLRLPRLHRAVYAARFGREVYRQRFEDSSDGLRGDMAWERSEHTNYRAEDLLELLGQAGFQPQSRDGANLFWRFLQIPALLAPQRARALFDAPLRVDGSLFRSANLFLTAIRV, encoded by the coding sequence TTGAGCCGCCTCAACGTCTTCGTCACGGTGGGGATGGGGCCGTGGCCTTTCGACCGGCTGATCGCTGCCTGTACGGCGTTGTGCGCCGATCATGACGTGTTCATCCAGACCGGTACGTCGACTGTGGTTCCGCCGTGCGAGCACGCTCCCTTCATCGGCTACGAGGAGACCGTACGGCGGCTTGCGTCGGCAGACGTGGTGATCACGCATGCAGGCAACACGGTGCGGCTGGTGCAACGGATGGGCAAGGTGCCGATCGCGATCGCGCGGGAGGCGGCGCGCGGTGAGATGCGCAACGACCACCAGGTCGAATACCTCGTCGCCGAGGAGCCGCGCGGGACGGTGGTCGCGTTGTGGGGAGCGCTCTCTGATCTTTCTGAGCGGGTCCGGGTGCACCCGGAGCGTTCGGTGCAGTTGCTGGCAGCAACCAAACCACTTGCTGACGTCAACGAAGCCGCGCTGGAAGACCTGATGGATGCGACCGTCGGTGTTGTTGCCTCGGACAACCCGTTCCGGAAGCATCCGACGGCTCGCTATGCCTGGGCTTTCGAGCAACTGCGATCACGGACGGGGCGGCACCTCGATCTCGGCATTGGCGACGGGACCTTCCTGTCAGCGCTGACGGACCGTACTGCGCTGCAGGTAGTCGGAGCCGACCCGCATCCGGGCTACCTCACCTCGATCGGTGCCGAGCGCCCCGGGCAGCGCCTGGTTCGAGTGGGGGAGGAGTTGCCCTTCGCGGATGAGTCTTTCGACTCGGTGACCATGCTCGACGTGATCGAGCACACCCGCAGCGATCAGGCCACGCTGTCCCAGGTTCGGCGGGTACTACGCCCTGGTGGGTTGCTCGTGCTGACGGTGCCGGCGCGGCACGTGTTCTCGTTCCTCGATCCGGACAACGCGAAACTGCGGCTGCCGAGGCTGCATCGCGCGGTGTACGCGGCCCGGTTCGGGCGAGAGGTCTACCGGCAGCGGTTCGAGGATTCGTCGGACGGGTTGCGTGGTGACATGGCCTGGGAGCGGTCGGAGCACACCAATTACCGGGCCGAGGATCTGCTGGAACTGCTTGGCCAGGCAGGGTTTCAGCCGCAGTCCAGGGACGGCGCCAATCTGTTCTGGCGATTCCTGCAGATTCCGGCGCTACTCGCTCCGCAACGAGCGCGGGCTCTCTTCGATGCTCCGCTGCGGGTCGACGGTTCGCTCTTCCGGTCGGCCAACCTGTTCCTGACCGCCATCCGGGTCTAG
- the def gene encoding peptide deformylase has translation MSTLPAPGSVLPITRWGEEPMHHLNKPVTEFGEELHQLVADMVATMNAAEGVGLAANQVGVDLQLFVFDCPDKDGNRHQGVVCNPKLELPEGDDRHLDEGEEGCLSLPGAFTKCARPDWARVTGVDENNNPVIFEGNGLLARCLQHETDHTQGTVFGDRLSRKYRKRLYAEAEELAPDYPSDWPVSPMLNQEDEAHAPDQAHNT, from the coding sequence ATGTCTACGCTGCCAGCCCCCGGTTCCGTGCTGCCCATCACCCGGTGGGGTGAAGAGCCGATGCACCATCTGAACAAGCCTGTCACCGAGTTCGGCGAGGAACTGCACCAGCTGGTCGCCGACATGGTCGCGACCATGAACGCCGCCGAAGGCGTCGGGCTGGCCGCGAACCAGGTCGGCGTCGACCTGCAGCTGTTCGTCTTCGACTGCCCGGACAAGGACGGCAACCGGCACCAGGGCGTCGTCTGCAACCCGAAGCTCGAGCTGCCCGAGGGCGACGACCGCCACCTCGACGAGGGCGAGGAAGGCTGTCTGTCCCTCCCCGGCGCCTTCACCAAGTGCGCCCGCCCCGACTGGGCCCGCGTCACCGGCGTCGACGAGAACAACAACCCGGTCATCTTCGAGGGCAACGGTCTGCTCGCTCGTTGCCTCCAGCACGAGACCGACCACACCCAGGGCACGGTCTTCGGCGACCGCCTCTCCCGCAAGTACCGCAAACGCCTGTACGCCGAGGCCGAGGAGCTCGCCCCCGACTACCCCTCCGACTGGCCCGTCTCCCCAATGCTCAACCAGGAAGACGAAGCCCACGCACCCGACCAGGCCCACAACACCTGA
- a CDS encoding AAA family ATPase — protein sequence MQKVVLITGMQAAGKSTIAPLLASRLGPPAATVDGDVYFNAVVAGAVGMTPDPSPEALRQLLLRYDASALVARHYLEAGFDFVCSDIILGEHVARWLDAFEGIAEPHLVVLTPSVDSIIERELARGSNSYRDWQGPGMTLADAVRSLQTGLSDIPHRGLWLDTTGQTAEQSVTEILTNNLKAARW from the coding sequence ATGCAGAAAGTCGTACTGATCACCGGGATGCAGGCCGCCGGCAAGTCGACCATCGCCCCGCTGCTCGCGAGCCGCCTCGGCCCACCGGCTGCCACGGTGGACGGCGACGTCTACTTCAACGCGGTGGTCGCAGGCGCGGTCGGGATGACCCCGGATCCGTCGCCCGAGGCGCTTCGCCAGCTGCTACTCCGGTACGACGCGAGCGCGCTGGTGGCGCGCCACTACCTCGAGGCCGGCTTCGACTTCGTCTGCTCGGACATCATCCTCGGCGAGCACGTCGCCCGCTGGCTCGACGCGTTCGAAGGCATCGCCGAGCCGCACCTCGTCGTACTGACGCCTTCGGTCGACTCAATCATCGAACGCGAACTGGCCCGCGGCTCCAACTCCTACCGCGACTGGCAAGGCCCCGGCATGACCCTCGCCGACGCCGTCCGCTCACTCCAGACCGGCCTCTCCGACATCCCCCACCGAGGCCTCTGGCTAGACACCACCGGCCAAACCGCCGAGCAATCAGTAACCGAAATCCTCACCAACAACCTAAAGGCGGCCCGCTGGTGA
- a CDS encoding TrmH family RNA methyltransferase, translated as MAELVSVDNAGDGRLADYVQLREVNLRRLLEEEHGLFIAEGDKVIRRAAEAGYEPRSFLLAPRWLDSLSDVLEKWPSTPVYVVSEELAEQVTGFHVHRGALASYRRQSATSLETLLDAMPAISRVAILDDIVDHTNVGAGFRAAAAMGVDAVLVTPTCADPLYRRSVKVSMGTVFQVPWTRLTSWPGDLQALQDRGFVAAAFALTDDSISLDELAAARHDRLALIFGTEGHGLKQHVLDRSDVTVRIPMSGNVDSLNVASSAAVAFYATRPTTP; from the coding sequence ATGGCTGAGCTGGTGTCGGTGGACAATGCCGGTGACGGACGGCTGGCGGACTATGTGCAATTGCGGGAGGTGAATCTGCGCCGGTTGCTCGAGGAGGAGCACGGCCTGTTCATCGCCGAGGGCGACAAGGTGATCCGGCGGGCGGCCGAAGCGGGGTACGAGCCGCGATCGTTCCTGCTGGCACCTCGTTGGCTGGACTCGCTGTCCGACGTACTGGAGAAGTGGCCTTCGACCCCCGTGTACGTCGTCTCAGAGGAACTGGCCGAACAGGTCACCGGATTCCACGTGCACCGCGGCGCACTGGCGTCGTACCGGCGTCAAAGCGCCACCTCGCTGGAGACCTTGCTCGACGCGATGCCCGCGATTTCAAGGGTCGCGATCCTGGACGACATCGTCGATCACACGAACGTAGGCGCCGGATTCCGGGCGGCAGCAGCGATGGGCGTCGACGCAGTACTGGTGACGCCGACCTGCGCGGATCCGCTCTACCGGCGCTCGGTGAAGGTATCGATGGGAACAGTCTTCCAGGTGCCGTGGACACGACTCACCTCATGGCCCGGCGACCTGCAGGCGTTGCAGGATCGCGGATTCGTGGCTGCGGCGTTCGCGCTGACCGACGATTCAATCAGCCTCGACGAACTCGCAGCCGCGCGCCACGACCGGCTAGCGTTGATCTTCGGCACCGAAGGCCACGGCCTGAAGCAACACGTCCTCGATCGCTCAGACGTGACAGTCCGCATCCCGATGTCCGGCAACGTCGACTCCCTCAACGTCGCCTCCTCCGCAGCAGTAGCCTTCTACGCCACCCGCCCAACCACCCCCTGA
- a CDS encoding DegT/DnrJ/EryC1/StrS family aminotransferase encodes MATSRSVVLVGGSGFVGSAVREHARTTGRHIAVVDRRPPLDDSEFHQLDLLTDPPVLPEGRVVLLAGNSDPRSAHPWQLVLDNALATARLLPALANRDVTLISSAEVYGRAPAPLTEQCELPLDDAALTDWCDKAIQLAQSPCPPWLAAPLCRELAEADPTGRWVYGLAKRAQELLAASVVPANRLTIFRAANLFGHGQDRVVARITRRALVGLPIRVTDSVRTFVAASDLATAVLREDVAGLINAGTGKLRLTDLAKIVLEELDLDLPVEVLPSPADDSTGDLDVKTFLRMLDVVEDHHLVSTLRSFVRKLSREVVPQFSPPLPVVIPPLPFAPDRVAARSASALQSGVLKSGGPLTTRLAELLSERLELTDQHTLLATASGTAALRLAVLAVAGPASPGQVAVLPSFTFVATGEALAQLGYKLRFCDVDPLTWTLDPQSLETALRPGDVSLVVAVDTLGAPADYPALRTICDRYGVQLVADSAPALGSTTNGRPVGSQADAHSFSMSFAKVVSAAGAGGFVVIPSDRLERLIRPVDWTRSSMLGEVHAAAAVDLVERLDILVERRRRVAEAYAELIPAAIPQQVLPGDEHAWVHWVARFPDRDRLAEELGRRGVGTKPYYAPVLHSQDWQGHAEPAVELPVTDTLAREVLALPMSSEMNPADAERVVCAVLGITQSGGR; translated from the coding sequence ATGGCCACGAGCCGTTCGGTGGTGCTCGTCGGTGGATCGGGATTCGTCGGGTCCGCGGTGCGCGAGCATGCCCGTACGACGGGCCGCCACATCGCCGTCGTCGACAGACGGCCTCCGCTGGACGACAGCGAGTTCCATCAACTGGACCTGCTCACCGACCCACCGGTTCTTCCCGAAGGCCGGGTCGTTCTGCTGGCCGGCAACAGCGATCCGCGCTCGGCCCACCCGTGGCAACTCGTGCTCGACAACGCCTTGGCCACTGCCCGGTTGCTGCCCGCGCTCGCGAATCGCGACGTCACACTGATCTCCTCCGCCGAGGTCTACGGCCGCGCACCCGCTCCCTTGACGGAGCAGTGCGAGCTCCCACTGGACGATGCAGCCCTCACCGACTGGTGCGACAAGGCCATCCAGCTGGCCCAGAGCCCTTGCCCGCCATGGCTCGCGGCCCCGCTCTGCCGTGAGCTCGCCGAAGCCGATCCGACCGGCCGTTGGGTCTATGGTCTGGCGAAGCGAGCGCAGGAGTTGCTCGCCGCTTCGGTGGTTCCGGCCAACCGGCTGACGATCTTCCGGGCGGCCAATCTGTTCGGCCACGGACAGGACCGGGTCGTTGCCCGCATCACCCGTCGCGCCCTGGTCGGCCTGCCGATCCGCGTCACCGACAGCGTGCGGACCTTCGTCGCCGCAAGCGACCTGGCCACCGCCGTACTGCGGGAAGATGTCGCGGGCCTGATCAACGCGGGCACCGGCAAGTTGCGACTCACCGACCTGGCCAAGATCGTGCTCGAAGAACTGGATCTCGACCTGCCGGTGGAAGTGCTGCCTTCACCTGCCGACGACAGCACCGGCGACCTCGACGTCAAGACCTTCCTCCGGATGCTCGACGTGGTCGAGGATCACCATCTCGTCTCGACGCTGCGATCCTTCGTCCGCAAGCTCAGTCGCGAGGTGGTGCCACAGTTCAGCCCGCCCCTTCCGGTCGTCATTCCGCCGCTGCCGTTCGCGCCAGATCGCGTGGCAGCCCGCTCCGCCTCGGCGCTGCAGTCCGGCGTACTGAAGAGTGGCGGCCCGTTGACCACCCGGCTCGCGGAGTTGCTGAGCGAGCGACTGGAGCTGACCGACCAGCACACCTTGCTGGCAACGGCATCCGGTACGGCGGCGCTGCGACTCGCAGTACTGGCCGTGGCCGGTCCGGCTTCGCCCGGGCAAGTCGCCGTGCTGCCATCCTTCACCTTCGTCGCCACTGGGGAAGCCCTTGCGCAGCTCGGCTACAAACTTCGCTTCTGCGACGTCGATCCACTGACCTGGACCCTCGATCCACAATCACTGGAGACGGCCTTGAGGCCCGGCGATGTCAGCCTGGTAGTTGCCGTCGACACCCTTGGCGCACCTGCGGACTACCCAGCACTTCGAACGATCTGCGACCGGTACGGCGTTCAGCTGGTGGCCGACTCGGCCCCTGCCCTCGGCAGCACCACCAACGGTCGGCCGGTCGGCAGCCAGGCGGATGCGCACTCGTTCTCGATGAGCTTCGCCAAGGTGGTCTCGGCAGCCGGAGCCGGCGGCTTCGTCGTCATCCCGTCGGATCGCCTGGAGAGGTTGATCCGGCCGGTCGACTGGACGAGATCGTCGATGCTCGGCGAGGTGCATGCCGCCGCGGCGGTCGACCTGGTCGAGCGCCTGGACATTCTGGTTGAACGCCGCCGGAGAGTGGCAGAAGCCTATGCCGAGTTGATCCCGGCAGCGATCCCCCAGCAGGTGCTGCCCGGCGATGAGCACGCCTGGGTCCACTGGGTGGCTCGCTTCCCCGACCGTGACCGGTTGGCAGAGGAGCTCGGCCGCAGAGGAGTGGGCACGAAGCCGTACTACGCGCCCGTGTTGCACAGCCAAGACTGGCAGGGCCACGCAGAACCCGCCGTCGAGCTACCGGTGACCGACACATTGGCTCGGGAAGTTCTCGCGCTGCCGATGTCGTCGGAGATGAACCCGGCCGATGCGGAGCGGGTGGTCTGCGCAGTACTGGGGATCACGCAGTCCGGCGGCCGATAA
- a CDS encoding LLM class F420-dependent oxidoreductase produces the protein MTSTDSTPRPYSAFPVRIGLQVQPQHASYGDIRRTVAAAEEIGVDVAFNWDHFYPLSGEPDGLHFECWTMLAAWAEATERVEIGALVTCNTYRNPDLLADMARTVDHISDGRLILGIGSGWFERDYDEYGYEFGTAGGRLDALGEALPRIEQRWAKLNPAPTRDIPVLIGGGGEKKTLKLVAQHATIWHGFGDAETIAHKHAVLDGHCATIGRDPGEIERSTGVGGKTPDQIGKSLLDVGTRLFTVSVSGPDYDLGLLRDWVSWRDEVNQA, from the coding sequence ATGACATCGACCGATTCCACGCCCCGTCCGTACAGCGCCTTCCCGGTCCGGATCGGCCTCCAGGTCCAGCCCCAGCACGCCTCGTACGGCGACATCCGGCGTACCGTCGCGGCGGCCGAGGAGATCGGCGTCGACGTGGCGTTCAACTGGGACCACTTCTACCCGCTGTCCGGTGAGCCCGACGGCCTGCACTTCGAGTGCTGGACGATGCTCGCGGCCTGGGCCGAGGCGACCGAGCGGGTCGAGATCGGCGCGCTGGTGACCTGCAACACCTACCGCAACCCCGACCTGCTCGCCGACATGGCGCGCACCGTCGACCACATCAGCGACGGCCGGCTGATCCTCGGCATCGGCTCCGGCTGGTTCGAGCGCGACTACGACGAGTACGGCTACGAGTTCGGTACCGCGGGTGGCCGGCTCGACGCGCTCGGTGAGGCGCTGCCGCGGATCGAGCAGCGCTGGGCGAAGCTCAACCCGGCGCCGACGCGGGACATCCCGGTGCTGATCGGTGGCGGTGGCGAGAAGAAGACGCTGAAGCTGGTGGCGCAGCACGCGACCATCTGGCACGGCTTCGGCGACGCCGAGACGATCGCGCACAAGCACGCCGTACTGGACGGGCACTGCGCGACGATCGGCCGCGACCCGGGCGAGATCGAGCGCTCGACCGGCGTCGGCGGCAAGACGCCCGACCAGATCGGCAAGTCGCTACTCGACGTCGGCACCCGCCTCTTCACCGTCAGCGTCTCCGGGCCCGACTACGACCTCGGCCTGCTCCGCGACTGGGTCTCCTGGCGCGACGAGGTCAACCAGGCCTGA
- a CDS encoding GNAT family N-acetyltransferase: MRTTERLLLRPYREEDQPAFAAMNADPEVMKYLGGEPLTREQSDAITEGANHRFVADGIGFLAIERRSDGAFLGACGLMRHDAWYPDDLEVGWRLAREYWGHGYATEAANSWLAHAFLDRSEPRVISITDTPNLNSIAVMKRLGMTFDHETELVEDNTPFDATVYSITPEAWSAHRA; the protein is encoded by the coding sequence ATGCGTACGACGGAACGGCTACTGCTGAGGCCTTATCGCGAAGAGGACCAGCCGGCCTTCGCCGCGATGAACGCCGATCCCGAGGTGATGAAGTACCTCGGCGGCGAGCCGCTGACGCGCGAGCAGTCGGACGCCATCACCGAAGGCGCGAACCACCGATTTGTTGCTGACGGCATCGGATTCCTCGCCATCGAACGCCGCTCGGACGGCGCGTTCCTCGGCGCCTGCGGCCTGATGCGGCACGACGCCTGGTACCCCGACGATCTCGAGGTCGGCTGGCGCCTGGCCCGCGAATACTGGGGCCACGGCTACGCCACCGAAGCCGCGAACTCCTGGCTGGCCCACGCCTTCCTCGACCGCTCCGAGCCCCGCGTAATCTCCATCACCGACACCCCGAACCTGAACAGCATCGCGGTGATGAAACGCCTGGGAATGACCTTCGACCACGAAACAGAACTCGTCGAAGACAACACACCCTTCGACGCCACCGTCTACTCCATCACTCCCGAAGCCTGGTCAGCCCACCGCGCCTGA